In Lysobacter sp. FW306-1B-D06B, the sequence CCGCGCCGTAGGGAAACGCCGCGCCATCCCCTTTACTTGCTGTCCACCTGCAGGACGGCCAGGAAGGCCTCCTGCGGGATCTCGACGCGGCCGACCTGCTTCATCCGCTTCTTGCCCTCTTTCTGCTTCTCGAGGAGCTTCTTCTTGCGGGAGATGTCGCCGCCGTAGCACTTGGCCAGCACGTTCTTGCGCATCGCCTTGACCGTGCTGCGGGCGATGATCTGCGAGCCGATGGCCGCCTGGATCGCCACGTCGAACATCTGGCGCGGGATGAGTTCCTTCATCTTCTCGCACAGGTCGCGACCACGACGATCGGCGTGGCTGCGGTGCGTGATGATGGACAGCGCGTCGACCTTGTCGCCGTTGATGAGCGTGTCCACGCGCACGAACGGACCGGCGGAGAAGCGCAGGAAGTGGTAGTCCAGCGAGGCGTAGCCGCGACTGACCGACTTGAGCTTGTCGAAGAAGTCCAGGACGACTTCGGCCATCGGCAGCTCATAGCTGATCTGCACCTGCCCGCCCATGTATTGGATGCCGATCTGCACGCCGCGCTTTTCTTCGCACAGCGTGATCACGTTGCCCACGTAGTCCGGCGGCGTGAGGATGTTGGCACGGATGATCGGTTCGCGGATTTCCTCGACCATGTTCACCGGCGGCAGCTTGGCCGGGTTGTCCATCGGCACGATGGTGCCGTCGGTCTTGAGGACTTCGTAGATCACCGTCGGCGCGGTGCTGATGAGGTTGAGGTTGTACTCGCGCTCCAGGCGCTCCTGCACGATTTCCATGTGCAGCATGCCCAGGAAGCCGCAGCGGAAACCGAAGCCCATCGCTTCGGAGCTTTCCGGCTCGAAACGCAGCGCCGCGTCGTTGAGGCGCAGCTTGTCCAATGCTTCGCGCAGGTCCGGGTAGTCTTCGGCATCCACCGGGAATAGGCCGGCGAACACGCGCGGCTGCATTTCCTGGAAACCCGGCAGCGGCTTGGCGGCGGGGTCGCCGGCGAGGGTCAGCGTGTCGCCGACCGGTGCGCCGTGCACGTCCTTGATGGACGCGTGGATCCAGCCGACCTCGCCCGCGCCGAGCTTGGGCAGGTCCTTGCGCTTGGGCGTGAACACGCCGACCTTGTCGACCTGGTGCGTGCGGCCGGTGGACATCACCAGCAGCTTGTCGCCGGGCTTGATCTCGCCCTGCATCACGCGCACCAGCGACACCACGCCCAGGTAGTTGTCGAACCAGGAGTCGATGATCAGCGCCTGCAGCTTGTCGGTGTCGCGCGGCTTCGGCGGCGGGATGCGATGTACGATCGCCTCCAGCACGTCCACCACGTTCAGGCCGGTCTTGGCGCTGATGGCGACCGCGTCCTCGGCGTCGATGCCGATGACGGCTTCGATCTCGGCCTTGGCGCGTTCGATGTCGGCCGTGGGCAGGTCGATCTTGTTGAGCACCGGCACCACTTCCAGGCCCTGCTCCACCGCCGTGTAGCAGTTGGCGACGGACTGCGCTTCAACGCCCTGCGCGGCGTCGACGACCAGCAGCGCGCCTTCGCACGCGGCCAGCGAACGGCTGACTTCGTAGCTGAAGTCGACGTGGCCGGGCGTGTCGATGAAGTTCAGGAAGTAGGTCTGCCCATCCTTCGCCTTGTACGGCAGCGAAACGGACTGCGCCTTGATGGTGATGCCACGCTCGCGCTCGATCGGGTTGGAATCGAGCACCTGCGCTTCCATCTCGCGGGCCTCGAGGCCGCCACAGAGCTGGATGATGCGGTCGGCGAGGGTCGACTTGCCGTGGTCGACGTGGGCGATGATGGAGAAGTTTCTGATCTGCTGCATGCGAGGCCGCGCGGGGCTAGCCGTTCCTTGAAATCAACGCGCGATTATCGCACAGGCCCCGCGACTGCCGGCCCCGCGCGCCTTTGGAGCGGCGCGGAACCGGCCGGGACGCGGCCATCAGCCGGTCTGGGCGTCCTGTGCGGTGACGGCGATGAACTGGGTCGAGCCCTGGCGGCGCACCAGCAGCATGACGGTGTCGCCGCTCTTGACCGAGGCCAGCTCGCGGTCCAGGGCCGAGGCGCTGCCCACGGACGTGCGACCGACCTGCAGCACCACGTCGCCCGGTCGCAGGCCAGCTTCGGCGCCGGAGTCGCCCGGATTGCGGATCAGCACGCCCTCGCCCGTGCGCAGGCCCATCCGCTGGCGGTCGTTGGCCGAGAGATCCTGGCCGATCACGCCCAGCGCATTGCCGTTGGACGGACGCGACGGCGCGCTGTCGGAGGCGGGGCGCGGAGCCGAGCCGCCGGCCAGATCGTCCAGTTCATTGACCGTGACGGTCTTCTCCACCGAACGGCCGTCGCGGAACACGGTGACCTTGGTCTTCGTGCCCGGGGCCATCGAACCGATGATCGGCGGCAGGTCGGCGGAGTCGTTGATGGTGCGACCGTCGACCGAGCGGATCACGTCGCCGCGCTCGATGCCGGCCTTCTCGGCCGGGCTGCCGGGCAGCACTTCGGCGATCAGCGCGCCATTGCCGTCCGGCAGGCCTGCACTCTTGGCCAACTCCGCCGTCAGCTGCTGCACCTGCACGCCCAACTGGCCGCGGCTGACCTTGCCGGTCGAGCGCAGCTGTTCGGCCGCGCTCATCGCCACGTCGATCGGGATGGCGAAACTCACGCCCATGTAGCCGCCGGAATTGCTGAAGATCTGCGAATTGATGCCGACCACTTCGCCGCTCGTGTTGAGCAGCGGACCGCCCGAGTTGCCCTGGTTGATGGCGACGTCGGTCTGGATGAAAGGCACGTAACGCTGGTTCGCATACGGATTGCTGCGGCCGACCGCGCTGACGATGCCGGCGGTGACCGAGTGATCCAGACCGAACGGCGAACCGATCGCGATCACCCATTGACCGGCCTTGGCCGAGTTGGCCGGCGCCATGCGCAGGAACGGCAGGCCCTTGCCGTCGATCTTGAGAAGGGCGACATCGGACTGCTCATCGCTGCCGACGACCTTGGCAGTGAACTCGCGACGGTCGGACAGCGTGACGGTCACGTTGTCGGCGCCTTCGACGACGTGGTGGTTGGTCATCACGTAACCGTCGGCGGACATCAGGAAGCCGCTGCCCAGCGACGTGCCGCCGCCACCGCGCGGACCGCGCGGGCCACCCGGACCGCCGGGGCCGCCCGGGAACGGCATGTCGTCGCCGAAGAAGCGACGGAAGATTTCAGGAATCTGTTCTTCGTCGGGCATCTGCGAGCGCGCATTGCGACGCGGCGTCACTTCGGCGCGGATGTTGACCACGGCCGGCCCGACGCGCTGCACCAGGTTGGTGAAGTCAGGCAGACCCGACACCAGCGTCGGCGCCGGCGCCGATGCAGGCGGCGCCGCGATCGGATTGGCGGGCGGCTGAGCGGTGCACGCGACCGGCAGAGCCGCGGCGATCGCAGTCACCAGGAACATGCTGCGCAAAGGAGTGAGTTGCATCCGGTTCATCGGCATGGGCCTTGGAGAAATCGTTGGGTGAGTGTGGGCTTTGACGCCGTTGCGGGGGCGCGAAATGGAAGGGGAAGCGGGGCCGATCCGATCGCGCTGCGACGCGGACCCGCGGGTATCAGTTGCGCGGCTCGCGGTCGGCCGGCGCCTCGTTACCGGACGGCGCGGCCGCCTGCGGCTCGAAGGGATAGAACGACGGCGACACCGGGCTGCTCGTCCCGAAACTCGCCGTCATCGCGCCATTGCCGGAGTACTGCGGTAGCACCGCGCGCGGCCAGGGTCGCGAAGCAGGCTCCATGTGCTCGGGCTGGAACGGCTTCGGCGTGGGCGGCGCGGCAACTTCGGCGACTGCGGATTGCGGAAGCGCGGCCGTCGCAACGGCTGCGGGCAGTTCGCTCTGGCGGTTGCCGCGCAGCGCGGCGCGCTGGGTCTGTCCGCGCGAGGCGCGACGCTCGGTGGCGCGGCGTGGAACTTCGGCGACGGCGACGGCCACGGCGGCGGCGCTCAAGCCCAGCGAACGATCGGGGCCCGGCGCGTCGGGAACCTGCGGCGTCACGGGTGCGGTCACCGGTGTGGTCGCCACGGCCGTAGCCGGCACCTCCGGCGCCGAGGCGCTCGCGACGCGCGCTGAGGGAGCAGAGGCATCGTCGGAGAACGGCCGCGTCACGAACAGCGCGGCCACGGCGACCGAGGCCGCCAACGCGCCGCCGATCCAGCCGCGACGTCCAGCGGCAGCACGGTGGTGCACGACCACCGTCTGCGTCGCCGTTTCCTGCTGGATGGCCAGTGCCACGCGTTCGGCGAAGCCGCTCGCGGCCACGCCCTGGGCCTGACCCCGCAGGGTGTCGCCATACAACTGCCAGCGCCCGACGGACTGGCGCCACTGCACGTCGTGACCGAGCCGCTTCAGCGCGAAGCGCGCTTCGTCGACGCGCAGTTCACCGTCGAACAGTGCACAAAGGGTTTCGCGGTCGTCGGGGGTTCGGGGTTCGGTAATCATCGCTTGGCAGCTTCCGCGGGGTCGTGGTCGAGCAGAGGCCGCAGTTCGACATCGATCGCCTCTCGCGCGCGGAAAATGCGCGAACGGACGGTGCCGATGGGGCAGCCCATCTTCTGCGCGATCTCCTCGTAGCTCAGGCCGTCCACCTCGCGCAGGGTGATTGCGGCCCTCAATTCCTCAGGCAGTGCTTCGACCACACGCATGACCGTGCGTTCAATTTCCTGCCGCAGAAGTTCATGTTCCGGTGTGTCGGTATCCCGCAGTCGCGTGCCGGTGTCGAACAGCTCCGCTTCGCCGGCATCGACGTCGTCCGTCGGCGGGCGGCGGTTCTGTGCGACCAGGTGATTCTTGGCAGTGTTCACGGCGATCCGGTGCAACCATGTATAGAACTGCGCGTCCCCACGGAAATTCGGCAGCGCCCGATAGGCGCGGATGAAGGTTTCCTGGGCCACGTCCTGGCATTCGCTCCAGTCGGCGATGTAGCGGCCGATCAGCGCGGTGATCCGATGCTGGTACTTGCGCACCAACGCATCGAACGCCGTGCTGTCGCCACGCTGCACGCGCGCGACCAGCTCCTGGTCCAACTCAACATCCTTGGGCAACGTCATTTCGGCCATACCGCTGCCGGCGCTCCTGTCAGCTCGGCCATGGCCGAACGAATGGACAGCCCCGTGGAAGGAAAGTTCAACGACGAACGTTCAACGGGGCGAGATTCGAATCAGGATCATTAATGGGGACGGGCCCGGGGGCCGCAAGCGCCGGCCGTCACGGATCCGGGCGGGTCGCCGGACGCGACGGCGATTGACGCCGGCGAAACATCCTCGGGATGATAGCGGTCTCTCCATACCTGAACGGATGGTCCCGCAGATGATCGCTGGCCTCGACGGTCTTCGCTTCCAGCACTGGCAGACGGAGCTTCGCCCCGACGGCGTCCTGCTGCTGTCGTTCGACAAGGCCGGCACGCCGGTCAACACCTTCTCCCAGGACGTCCTGATCGAACTGGACATCCTGATCGAGCGCCTGGCGCTGGACCCGCCCAAGGCGGTGGTGCTCCGTTCGGCCAAGGCATCGGGCTTCATCGCCGGTGCGGACATCAAGGAATTCCAGAGTTTCGACCAGAAGGGCACCGTCGGCGACGCCATTCGCCGCGGCCAGCAGACCTTCCAGCGCCTGGCCGAGCTGCCCTGCCCGACCGTCGCGGCCATCCACGGCTTCTGCATGGGCGGCGGCACCGAGATCTCCCTGGCCTGCCGCTACCGCGTGGCCAGCAACGACCCGTCCACCCGCATCGGCCTGCCGGAAGTGAAGCTGGGCATCTTCCCGGGCTGGGGCGGCAGCGTGCGCCTGCCGCGCCTGATCGGCGCGCCGGCGGCGTTCGACGTGATGCTCACCGGCCGCACGTTGTCGGCCTCGGCCGCGCGCGCGAACGGACTGGTCGACAAGGTCACCGATCCGGCCAGCCTGATAGACGTCGCCGCCGCGCTGGCCCTGAAGGGCACGCAGCGTCCGTTCAAGCAGCGCTTCCTCGGCTGGGCCACCAATACCCTGCCGGCGCGCAAGCTGCTGGCGCCGATGCTGACCAAGCAGGTCGCACGCAAGGCGCGCAAGGAGCACTACCCCGCGCCGTATGCGCTGATCAACAGCTGGGCCAACACCGGCGGCGGCATCCAGCAGCAGTTGTCGGCCGAACGCAAGGCGGTGGTGAAGCTTGCGTCCACGCCGACCGCGCGCAACCTGATCCGCGTGTTCTTCCTGCAGGAACGCCTGAAGGGACTGGGCGGCAAGGATCACGGCATCCGCCACGTGCATGTCGTCGGCGCCGGCGTGATGGGCGGCGACATCGCCGCATGGTCGGCTACGAAGGGTTTCAACGTCACGCTGCAGGATCGCGAGCAGCGTTTCATCGACGCCGCGCTGACCCGCGCGCAAGCGATGTTCGAGAAGAAGGTGAAGGACGAGGCCAAGCGCGCCGCGGTCTCGGCGCGCCTGAAGGGCGACCTGGCCGGCGACGGCGTGCCGGAAGCGGATCTGGTCATCGAGGCGATCATCGAAAACGCCGAAGCCAAGCGCGAGCTGTACGCCTCGCTCGAGCCGCGCATGAAGTTCGACGCGCTGCTCACCACCAACACCTCGTCGATCCCGCTGACCGAACTGCGCGAACACATCGCACGCCCGGTGCATTTCGCCGGCCTGCATTACTTCAACCCGGTCGCGCTGATGCCGCTGGTGGAGATCATCCACCACGACCGCGTCGCGCCGCAGACCGAGCAGCGCCTGGCCGCGTTCTGCAAGGCCATCGACAAGCTGCCCGTTCCGGTGGCCGGCACGCCGGGCTTCCTGGTCAACCGCGTGCTGTTCCCGTACATGCTTGAAGCCGCGACCGCGTACGCCGATGGCATTCCGGGTGCGGCGATCGACAAGGCCGCGGTGAAGTTCGGCATGCCGATGGGGCCGATCGAACTGATCGACACCGTGGGCCTGGACGTGGCCGCCGGCGTCGGCGCGGAACTGGCGCCGTTCCTCGGCCTGCCGATCCCGGCCGCGCTGGCGAAGCCGCCGGAAGCCGGAAAGCGCGGCAAGAAGGACAACCAGGGCCTGTACAAGTGGGAGAACGGCAAGCCGGTGAAGCCGGCGCTGCCGAAGGACTACCAGTTCCCGTCCGACCTGGAGGATCGCCTGATCCTGCCGTTGATCAACGAAGCGGTGGCGTGCCTGCACGAAGGCGTGGTGGACGACGCCGAACTGCTCGATGCCGGCGTGATCTTCGGCACCGGCTTCGCCCCGTTCCGCGGCGGCCCGATCCAGTACGTCCGCGAAACCGGCGTCGACAACCTGCTCGCGCGGTTGTCGATCCTCGAACAGCGCTATGGCGATCGCTTCAGGCCGCGTCCGGGCTGGGACAGCCCGGCGCTGCGCCCGCAGGCCACGGCAACCGCCGCCGCGGCCTGAGCCAGCCGCTCACCGAGCGACGCATCATCGCGTCGCCGGTGGTTGTGCGCGGATGCCTTCGCCGGGATGCATCCGTGAACTGGTTCGAAACGGGGCCGCGCTTTCGGACGGCCTTCCCGTAATGCCGGTGGACTCGAAGTTCCATCGCCCGCGCAACGGGAGCGCATGAGCGCGCACAAGCGCCCGCGTGAACACCGGCCGCGTCACCGTCCCGGGATCCGGTGACGCCCGCCATCATTCGGAATCGTCTCATTCCGGCGGCGCATCGCGCCGCCGAGACTGCCTGCCACTAACGCAGGCGAATCGGCCGCCTGCCCGCAGGCGATCCGAACGATGGACGTTATCCGCACCCCACCCGCCCCCACGCGGGATGCCATTCCCATCCTGATGTACCACAACCTCTGCGTGCCGCCGCGGGACATCCAGCGGCAACGCGGGTTGTACGTGACGCCGCAGCGCTTCGCGCGGCAGATGTCGCTGCTGCGCTCGTTCGGCTATCGCGGCGTGTCGATGTCGGAAGCGATGCCGTACCTGCGTGGAGAACAGCACGGCCGCATCGCCGTGATCACCTTCGACGACGGCTATCGCGACAATCTCGACAACGCCCTTCCCGTGCTGCGCGCACTGGGATTCACCGCCACGTGCTACGTCGTCAGCAGCTGGATCGGCGGGCACAACGCGTGGGACTGCGATCGGCTCGGCTTGCGCAAGCCGTTGATGTCGGTGCACGAGCTTCGCCAGTGGCAGCACGCGGGCATGGAGGTGGGTGCGCACACCCGCACGCATCCGCGCCTGGGCGACTGCGATGCGCTGGAGTTGAAGGACCAGATCGGCGGCAGTCGCGCCTTCCTCGAAGACCTCCTGGGCCGCCGCGTAACCCAGTTCTGCTATCCCTACGGCGACCACGACGACGCGGTCGTCGCCGCGACGCGCGAGGCGGGATTCGACGCCGCCGTCACCACGCAGCGCGGTCGTGCACGCAGGGGCGACGACCTCTGGCGCCTGCCGCGCGTGCCGATCACGTTCCGTCATCTGCTGCCGAGCTTCGCCCTGCGCACCCTGACGGGTTACGAGGACCGCAACGGCAGGGACTTCAAGTACGCATGAAGTTCCTGTTCGTCCGCTCCTCCCCCGACCACGGCGGCGCGGAAGTCCACTTCATCGCGCTGGCGCAGGCGTTGCTGGAATCGGGCCATCGCGTCGAGGCCATGGTTTACCCGCACGGCTTCATCGCCGACGAGCTGGAACGTCTGGGAATCCGGCCCCGGCGCATCGCGTTCCGCAACGCGGTCGACCCGCTCGCGCATGCCGCGCTGATCCGCACCATCCGCGCCGTTCGTCCGGATGCACTGGTCGCGAACTTCGGCAAGGACTACTGGCCGCTGATCCTCGCCGGCCGTCTGTTGCGCGTGCCGGTGCTGCTGTTCCGCCATCGCGTCGCGGCGTTGAAACCCGCGTCGGGCTGGTTGCTTCCGCGTCTGGCGCGCGGGTTCTTCGCCGTGTCCGATTTCGCGCGCTCGACATACCTGGGCCAGGGCATCGCGCCTGAGCGGGTGCAGGTCCTGCACAACCCCATCGACCTCAAGCGTTATCGCTTCGCGCCCGACCTGCGACGTGAAGTGCGGGCATCGCTGGGCATCGACGACAACGCCGTCGTGGTCGGCTACTGCGGGCGCATGCTGGAGAGCAAGGGCATCTACACCTTGTTCGAAGCGACTTCCTCGGCGATGGAGGTGGAACCGAGCCTGCATTGCCTGTGGGTCGGCGAATCGCTCGATGGCGACCGCCTGCGCGCGCGCGTCGCCGGAAGTCCGCATGCGTCGCGGCACCATTTCGTCGGGCTCGTCGACGATCCCTCGCCCTACTACAGCGCGTTTTCGCTGCTGGCGTTTCCT encodes:
- the lepA gene encoding translation elongation factor 4; its protein translation is MQQIRNFSIIAHVDHGKSTLADRIIQLCGGLEAREMEAQVLDSNPIERERGITIKAQSVSLPYKAKDGQTYFLNFIDTPGHVDFSYEVSRSLAACEGALLVVDAAQGVEAQSVANCYTAVEQGLEVVPVLNKIDLPTADIERAKAEIEAVIGIDAEDAVAISAKTGLNVVDVLEAIVHRIPPPKPRDTDKLQALIIDSWFDNYLGVVSLVRVMQGEIKPGDKLLVMSTGRTHQVDKVGVFTPKRKDLPKLGAGEVGWIHASIKDVHGAPVGDTLTLAGDPAAKPLPGFQEMQPRVFAGLFPVDAEDYPDLREALDKLRLNDAALRFEPESSEAMGFGFRCGFLGMLHMEIVQERLEREYNLNLISTAPTVIYEVLKTDGTIVPMDNPAKLPPVNMVEEIREPIIRANILTPPDYVGNVITLCEEKRGVQIGIQYMGGQVQISYELPMAEVVLDFFDKLKSVSRGYASLDYHFLRFSAGPFVRVDTLINGDKVDALSIITHRSHADRRGRDLCEKMKELIPRQMFDVAIQAAIGSQIIARSTVKAMRKNVLAKCYGGDISRKKKLLEKQKEGKKRMKQVGRVEIPQEAFLAVLQVDSK
- a CDS encoding RseA family anti-sigma factor, which codes for MITEPRTPDDRETLCALFDGELRVDEARFALKRLGHDVQWRQSVGRWQLYGDTLRGQAQGVAASGFAERVALAIQQETATQTVVVHHRAAAGRRGWIGGALAASVAVAALFVTRPFSDDASAPSARVASASAPEVPATAVATTPVTAPVTPQVPDAPGPDRSLGLSAAAVAVAVAEVPRRATERRASRGQTQRAALRGNRQSELPAAVATAALPQSAVAEVAAPPTPKPFQPEHMEPASRPWPRAVLPQYSGNGAMTASFGTSSPVSPSFYPFEPQAAAPSGNEAPADREPRN
- the rpoE gene encoding RNA polymerase sigma factor RpoE is translated as MAEMTLPKDVELDQELVARVQRGDSTAFDALVRKYQHRITALIGRYIADWSECQDVAQETFIRAYRALPNFRGDAQFYTWLHRIAVNTAKNHLVAQNRRPPTDDVDAGEAELFDTGTRLRDTDTPEHELLRQEIERTVMRVVEALPEELRAAITLREVDGLSYEEIAQKMGCPIGTVRSRIFRAREAIDVELRPLLDHDPAEAAKR
- a CDS encoding 3-hydroxyacyl-CoA dehydrogenase NAD-binding domain-containing protein, with product MIAGLDGLRFQHWQTELRPDGVLLLSFDKAGTPVNTFSQDVLIELDILIERLALDPPKAVVLRSAKASGFIAGADIKEFQSFDQKGTVGDAIRRGQQTFQRLAELPCPTVAAIHGFCMGGGTEISLACRYRVASNDPSTRIGLPEVKLGIFPGWGGSVRLPRLIGAPAAFDVMLTGRTLSASAARANGLVDKVTDPASLIDVAAALALKGTQRPFKQRFLGWATNTLPARKLLAPMLTKQVARKARKEHYPAPYALINSWANTGGGIQQQLSAERKAVVKLASTPTARNLIRVFFLQERLKGLGGKDHGIRHVHVVGAGVMGGDIAAWSATKGFNVTLQDREQRFIDAALTRAQAMFEKKVKDEAKRAAVSARLKGDLAGDGVPEADLVIEAIIENAEAKRELYASLEPRMKFDALLTTNTSSIPLTELREHIARPVHFAGLHYFNPVALMPLVEIIHHDRVAPQTEQRLAAFCKAIDKLPVPVAGTPGFLVNRVLFPYMLEAATAYADGIPGAAIDKAAVKFGMPMGPIELIDTVGLDVAAGVGAELAPFLGLPIPAALAKPPEAGKRGKKDNQGLYKWENGKPVKPALPKDYQFPSDLEDRLILPLINEAVACLHEGVVDDAELLDAGVIFGTGFAPFRGGPIQYVRETGVDNLLARLSILEQRYGDRFRPRPGWDSPALRPQATATAAAA
- a CDS encoding polysaccharide deacetylase family protein, coding for MYHNLCVPPRDIQRQRGLYVTPQRFARQMSLLRSFGYRGVSMSEAMPYLRGEQHGRIAVITFDDGYRDNLDNALPVLRALGFTATCYVVSSWIGGHNAWDCDRLGLRKPLMSVHELRQWQHAGMEVGAHTRTHPRLGDCDALELKDQIGGSRAFLEDLLGRRVTQFCYPYGDHDDAVVAATREAGFDAAVTTQRGRARRGDDLWRLPRVPITFRHLLPSFALRTLTGYEDRNGRDFKYA
- a CDS encoding glycosyltransferase family 4 protein, yielding MKFLFVRSSPDHGGAEVHFIALAQALLESGHRVEAMVYPHGFIADELERLGIRPRRIAFRNAVDPLAHAALIRTIRAVRPDALVANFGKDYWPLILAGRLLRVPVLLFRHRVAALKPASGWLLPRLARGFFAVSDFARSTYLGQGIAPERVQVLHNPIDLKRYRFAPDLRREVRASLGIDDNAVVVGYCGRMLESKGIYTLFEATSSAMEVEPSLHCLWVGESLDGDRLRARVAGSPHASRHHFVGLVDDPSPYYSAFSLLAFPSIAPETFGRVSIEAQACGIPVLGSDVGGVPETLIDGKTGLLLPPDDAVAWRDAILRLCDANRRAALGEKAREFVKSRFSYPIIAEQLVSFLDARVT
- a CDS encoding DegQ family serine endoprotease; translated protein: MQLTPLRSMFLVTAIAAALPVACTAQPPANPIAAPPASAPAPTLVSGLPDFTNLVQRVGPAVVNIRAEVTPRRNARSQMPDEEQIPEIFRRFFGDDMPFPGGPGGPGGPRGPRGGGGTSLGSGFLMSADGYVMTNHHVVEGADNVTVTLSDRREFTAKVVGSDEQSDVALLKIDGKGLPFLRMAPANSAKAGQWVIAIGSPFGLDHSVTAGIVSAVGRSNPYANQRYVPFIQTDVAINQGNSGGPLLNTSGEVVGINSQIFSNSGGYMGVSFAIPIDVAMSAAEQLRSTGKVSRGQLGVQVQQLTAELAKSAGLPDGNGALIAEVLPGSPAEKAGIERGDVIRSVDGRTINDSADLPPIIGSMAPGTKTKVTVFRDGRSVEKTVTVNELDDLAGGSAPRPASDSAPSRPSNGNALGVIGQDLSANDRQRMGLRTGEGVLIRNPGDSGAEAGLRPGDVVLQVGRTSVGSASALDRELASVKSGDTVMLLVRRQGSTQFIAVTAQDAQTG